The Microplitis demolitor isolate Queensland-Clemson2020A chromosome 8, iyMicDemo2.1a, whole genome shotgun sequence genome has a segment encoding these proteins:
- the LOC103576019 gene encoding proteoglycan Cow isoform X2: MRRLLRGVFLLTAFFIVIARTEGKRKFDGDFEFAEEDDTRIMKVGDKKKWIHDPNSELCRPLNCKKKELCLLEDTFTAVCVSKKELHKSGDIVIPKSRAMQQRRMRTDTSVDSEDDDAFFDSEDDEDEDQDETKCQECPVVKPNFLCGIDNRTYSSPCRLEYHNCIHHTSVHIACKGFCPCKGGSDLKVHTKKIPQAKLEKTFLGKAGRNRDITLTPRDFNYDNHHYQYLKYSKRPKGLGINSKYEEDIKHSMSNEIGKNLATLKPTFDSPEAKFNRLRNTDCPPSSRPAMANRLLDWFSVVMADAKYRRQYVKSKGHFPIGCQPEVRWMFGHLDNDEDRRISLAELYSLEHDQNEPCLKPFLDACDTDGDIFVSGPEWCGCFSKAERPCAAVRRRSSPEVAPACDSRGYYRSIQCHRGLGLCWCVDPHGIEFAGTRTRGSKPDCDTIISKISNEALKTNSVNLENEISDDDDEDDGIDSGNDLEGSADQPLDF; the protein is encoded by the exons GATGATACAAGAATCATGAAAGTtggtgacaaaaaaaaatggattcaTGATCCAAATA gtGAACTGTGTCGGCcattaaattgcaaaaaaaaagaattatgtcTTTTGGAAGATACGTTTACTGCAGTCtgtgtttcaaaaaaagaaCTTCACAAATCAGG tGATATTGTAATCCCTAAATCACGAGCCATGCAGCAAAGAAGAATGCGAACAGATACCTCAGTTGACAGTGAAGATGACGATGCTTTCTTTGATTCTGAagatgatgaagatgaagatCAGGATGAAACTAA GTGTCAAGAATGCCCAGTAGTTAAACCAAACTTCCTCTGTGGAATTGACAATCGCACATACAGTTCACCGTGCCGTCTCGAGTACCACAATTGCATTCATCATACCTCAGTTCACATCGCGTGTAAAGGATTCTGTCCGTGTAAAG GAGGATCAGATCTCAAAgtacatacaaaaaaaatacctcaagcaaaacttgaaaaaacatttttggggAAAGCTGGTCGAAATCGTGACATAACACTTACTCCACGTGATTTTAATTACGATAATCACCATTATCAGTATCTCAAATACAGCAAACGTCcaaag GGATTGGGAATCAACAGCAAATACGAAGAAGACATAAAGCATTCAATGAGTAATGAAATAGGTAAAAATTTAGCAACCTTGAAGCCTACTTTCGATTCCCCTGAAGCCAAGTTCAATCGATTACGAAACACTGATTGTCCACCCTCCTCCCGACCAGCTATGGCTAATCGATTGTTAGACTGGTTCTCAGTAGTAATGGCTGATGCTAAATATCGTCGTCAATATGTTAAGTCTAAGG gtCATTTCCCCATTGGATGCCAACCAGAAGTCAGGTGGATGTTTGGACATTTGGATAATGATGAAGATCGTCGAATCTCTCTTGCAGAGCTGTATAGCCTTGAACATGATCAAAATGAGCCATGTCTTAAACCGTTTCTCGATGCATGTGATACAGATGG agatatttttGTAAGTGGTCCAGAATGGTGTGGGTGCTTTTCGAAAGCAGAAAGACCTTGTGCTGCAGTTCGCAGGCGATCTTCTCCTGAAGTCGCACCAGCTTGTGATTCACGAGGATATTATCGCAGTATTCAATGTCATCGTGGATTAGGTTTATGTTGGTGTGTTGATCCTCATGGTATTGAATTTGCTGGTACTCGTACTCGTGGTTCTAAACCAGATTGCG aTACAATTATCAGCAAGATAAGTAATGAGGCTTTGAAGACTAACAGCGTGAATcttgaaaatgaaattagtGACGAcgatgatgaagatgatggTATAGATTCTGGAAATGATCTCGAAGGTTCAGCAGATCAGCCACttgatttttaa
- the LOC103576013 gene encoding alcohol dehydrogenase class-3, whose amino-acid sequence MVDTAGKVIKCRAAVAWKEKEALSIEEIEVAPPKAHEVRIKVIAVALCHTDAYTLSGADPEGIFPSVLGHEGSGIVESVGEGVTEFKTGDHVVPLYIPQCRDCKFCKSPKTNLCSVIRVTQGKGLMPDGTSRFTCKGKTLAHFMGCSTFSEYTVVADISLAKVDSAAPLEKVCLLGCGVPTGYGAALNTAKVEPGSTCAIWGLGAVGLATAFGCKVAGASRIIGIDIDESKFEKGKIFGCTEFLNPNKYDRPLQEVLVELTDGGLDYTFECVGNVKTMRQALESCHKGWGTSVIVGVAASGQEISTRPFQLVTGRVWKGTAFGGWKSKDSVPKLVDEYMNKKLILDEFITHEMPFDKINEGFQLLHSGKCLRAVLKF is encoded by the exons ATGGTAGACACCGCTggaaaa GTTATCAAGTGCCGTGCTGCGGTTGCatggaaagaaaaagaagCATTATCAATTGAAGAGATCGAGGTTGCTCCACCAAAAGCTCATGAAGTTCGTATTAAAGTAATAGCAGTTGCATTATGCCATACTGATGCGTATACATTATCTGGTGCAGATCCAGAAGGAATTTTTCCCAGTGTACTTGGCCATGAAGGAAGTGGTATAGTCGAGAGTGTTGGTGAAGGTGTTACTGAATTTAAAACAg gTGATCATGTTGTACCATTGTACATTCCTCAATGCAGAGACTGCAAATTTTGTAAGTCTCCAAAGACAAATTTATGCAGCGTAATACGTGTGACGCAGGGTAAAGGATTAATGCCTGATGGTACTTCAAGATTTACTTGCAAAGGTAAAACTTTAGCTCATTTTATGGGCTGTTCAACATTCTCTGAGTACACTGTCGTTGCCGATATCTCCTTGGCAaag gTCGATTCTGCAGCGCCATTAGAGAAAGTTTGTTTGCTTGGCTGTGGAGTTCCTACTGGTTATGGAGCCGCTTTAAATACTGCTAAAGTTGAACCAGGAAGTACTTGTGCCATTTGGGGTCTTGGCGCAGTAGGTTTAGCTACTGCTTTTGGATGCAAGGTTGCTGGTGCTTCTCGCATCATTGGCATTGATATTGATGAGtccaaatttgaaaaag GAAAAATATTTGGATGTACAGAATTCTTGAATCCTAATAAATATGATCGTCCTTTACAAGAAGTACTCGTTGAATTAACTGATGGAGGATTGGATTATACTTTTGAATGTGTTGGAAACGTTAAGACAatg cgCCAAGCATTGGAATCTTGTCACAAAGGCTGGGGAACTTCAGTTATTGTTGGTGTGGCAGCTTCTGGACAAGAAATAAGTACTCGGCCATTTCAATTAGTAACAGGACGGGTGTGGAAAGGTACAGCATTTGGAGGATGGAAGTCTAAAGATAGTGTGCCAAAGCTTGTTGATGAatatatgaacaaaaaacTTATACTCGATGAATTTATTACTCACGAAATGCcgtttgataaaattaacgaAGGTTTCCAATTGCTTCATTCGGGAAAATG TTTGAGAGCTGTTTTGAAGTTCTGA
- the LOC103576019 gene encoding proteoglycan Cow isoform X1 produces the protein MRRLLRGVFLLTAFFIVIARTEGKRKFDGDFEFAEEDDTRIMKVGDKKKWIHDPNSELCRPLNCKKKELCLLEDTFTAVCVSKKELHKSGDIVIPKSRAMQQRRMRTDTSVDSEDDDAFFDSEDDEDEDQDETKCQECPVVKPNFLCGIDNRTYSSPCRLEYHNCIHHTSVHIACKGFCPCKGGSDLKVHTKKIPQAKLEKTFLGKAGRNRDITLTPRDFNYDNHHYQYLKYSKRPKGLGINSKYEEDIKHSMSNEIGKNLATLKPTFDSPEAKFNRLRNTDCPPSSRPAMANRLLDWFSVVMADAKYRRQYVKSKGHFPIGCQPEVRWMFGHLDNDEDRRISLAELYSLEHDQNEPCLKPFLDACDTDGDIFVSGPEWCGCFSKAERPCAAVRRRSSPEVAPACDSRGYYRSIQCHRGLGLCWCVDPHGIEFAGTRTRGSKPDCGKYTIISKISNEALKTNSVNLENEISDDDDEDDGIDSGNDLEGSADQPLDF, from the exons GATGATACAAGAATCATGAAAGTtggtgacaaaaaaaaatggattcaTGATCCAAATA gtGAACTGTGTCGGCcattaaattgcaaaaaaaaagaattatgtcTTTTGGAAGATACGTTTACTGCAGTCtgtgtttcaaaaaaagaaCTTCACAAATCAGG tGATATTGTAATCCCTAAATCACGAGCCATGCAGCAAAGAAGAATGCGAACAGATACCTCAGTTGACAGTGAAGATGACGATGCTTTCTTTGATTCTGAagatgatgaagatgaagatCAGGATGAAACTAA GTGTCAAGAATGCCCAGTAGTTAAACCAAACTTCCTCTGTGGAATTGACAATCGCACATACAGTTCACCGTGCCGTCTCGAGTACCACAATTGCATTCATCATACCTCAGTTCACATCGCGTGTAAAGGATTCTGTCCGTGTAAAG GAGGATCAGATCTCAAAgtacatacaaaaaaaatacctcaagcaaaacttgaaaaaacatttttggggAAAGCTGGTCGAAATCGTGACATAACACTTACTCCACGTGATTTTAATTACGATAATCACCATTATCAGTATCTCAAATACAGCAAACGTCcaaag GGATTGGGAATCAACAGCAAATACGAAGAAGACATAAAGCATTCAATGAGTAATGAAATAGGTAAAAATTTAGCAACCTTGAAGCCTACTTTCGATTCCCCTGAAGCCAAGTTCAATCGATTACGAAACACTGATTGTCCACCCTCCTCCCGACCAGCTATGGCTAATCGATTGTTAGACTGGTTCTCAGTAGTAATGGCTGATGCTAAATATCGTCGTCAATATGTTAAGTCTAAGG gtCATTTCCCCATTGGATGCCAACCAGAAGTCAGGTGGATGTTTGGACATTTGGATAATGATGAAGATCGTCGAATCTCTCTTGCAGAGCTGTATAGCCTTGAACATGATCAAAATGAGCCATGTCTTAAACCGTTTCTCGATGCATGTGATACAGATGG agatatttttGTAAGTGGTCCAGAATGGTGTGGGTGCTTTTCGAAAGCAGAAAGACCTTGTGCTGCAGTTCGCAGGCGATCTTCTCCTGAAGTCGCACCAGCTTGTGATTCACGAGGATATTATCGCAGTATTCAATGTCATCGTGGATTAGGTTTATGTTGGTGTGTTGATCCTCATGGTATTGAATTTGCTGGTACTCGTACTCGTGGTTCTAAACCAGATTGCGGTAAGT aTACAATTATCAGCAAGATAAGTAATGAGGCTTTGAAGACTAACAGCGTGAATcttgaaaatgaaattagtGACGAcgatgatgaagatgatggTATAGATTCTGGAAATGATCTCGAAGGTTCAGCAGATCAGCCACttgatttttaa